Genomic DNA from Chloroflexota bacterium:
TGCTCGATACCTACATCGAAGATATATCGTGCAGCGGCGTTGGTTTCATTTTCATCGAGCACAAAATTTTCAAAAGCATCCAAGCCGCGATCAACTTTGCGACCGAAGACGATGTGGACGACTTTGTAATTTGGATGGGCGAGTGGATCAAGCGCCCCGTCACCGTTCGCAATCCGATCGTGGACGCGGTGCTTCCCGACGGCTCGCGTATCAATATCGTCTATGGCACGGACGTGAGCAAGCGCGGCAGCAACTTTACGATCCGTAAATTTTCCGACGTGCCGGTCAGCATCACCGAGTTGATCGAGTTCGGGACGATGGATTACATGATGGCGGCGTATCTCTCGTTCGTCCTCGAAGAAGGCATGAACATGTTCGTTTGCGGCGCGACCGCGTCCGGCAAGACGACGACGATGAACGCGATCACCACGTTCATTCGTTCCGACAAAAAAATCGTCAGCATCGAAGACACACCGGAGTTGCAAGTGCCGCACAAGAACTGGATCCGCGAGACGACGCGCGGTTCGGGTAAAGAGCACACTGGCTCCGAAGTCGGCATGTTCGATCTGCTGAAAGCCGCGCTGCGGCAACGCCCCGACCGCATCATCGTGGGCGAGATCCGCGGTGAAGAAGGCGCGATCGCGTTTCAAGCGATGCAGACCGGTCACGGCGTCATGTCCACCTTCCACGCGGCGTCGGTGGAGAAACTGATTCAACGTTTGACCGGCGATCCGATCAACATTCCGAAATCGTACGTGGATATTCTCGACGTGGTGCTGATCCAAGCCGCGGTCAAAATCGCCGGGCGCGGCATGGCGCGGCGTGTAACCAGCATCAACGAAATCGTCGGCTATGACCCGCCCTCGGAAAGTTTTTCGTTCATCGAAACGTTCAAGTGGAATCCCGCGACGGACACGTTCGACTTTCCGGGCTTTATGAACAGTTACTTGCTCGAAGAAAAAGTCGCGCTCAAGCGCGGTATTCCGCCCTTCAAGAAAAAAGTCATCTACACCGAACTCAAACGCCGCGCCAAAATTTTACAACGTTTGCACGTCGAAAGAAAGTTGAAGAATTTCTATGACGTCTTCGCCGTCCTCGCCGAAGCACAGCGCCAGGGACTACTTTGAGGAAATCAGTCCCTTCGACATGTTCTATCAATTGACTTATATGTCTGCCACCGCGACGGCGGGCGTTTCGCGCAGCAAGGTGTTCGAATTGGCGCGCAAACTCCCGTGCACGCCGGCGCGCTTTTTCAAAGAAGTGGACGAGATCGTCACGAATATGCGCTTTAATTATCCCGACGCGGTGCAGATGGTGGGCGAGCGCGCCAAGACGGAAGAAGTGAAAACATTTTTGCTCCGCCTCTCCGATGCATTGCGCTCCGGCGAACCGCTTCCTGGGTTTCTCACGCGCGAAGCTGGTGTGCTGGGTGAGCAGTACGGCAACGATTACGAAACAAAACTCGAGAGTCTGAAGAAATGGACCGACGCGTACACTTCGGTCACCGTGT
This window encodes:
- a CDS encoding type II/IV secretion system ATPase subunit, which encodes MGGRVVLPFEQPNDIQCDHGTRCPINAVSKALRKACEENPTLFDYLHWLPMDQVGVPEFYPKLSRDMSSLEQRNLIYPIKEGLYVHIFPDPKGERDRYIPIEPHLVVNLDEIIPQLEVKLLDYVEKIGAAETTDDKRAALLEAIDKSTFVDPLALVKRQAAATAAANAKSNGNGNGKSNGKDNFTHLGKVIVTPREMEALKYLLLRDKIGFGLLAPFLLDTYIEDISCSGVGFIFIEHKIFKSIQAAINFATEDDVDDFVIWMGEWIKRPVTVRNPIVDAVLPDGSRINIVYGTDVSKRGSNFTIRKFSDVPVSITELIEFGTMDYMMAAYLSFVLEEGMNMFVCGATASGKTTTMNAITTFIRSDKKIVSIEDTPELQVPHKNWIRETTRGSGKEHTGSEVGMFDLLKAALRQRPDRIIVGEIRGEEGAIAFQAMQTGHGVMSTFHAASVEKLIQRLTGDPINIPKSYVDILDVVLIQAAVKIAGRGMARRVTSINEIVGYDPPSESFSFIETFKWNPATDTFDFPGFMNSYLLEEKVALKRGIPPFKKKVIYTELKRRAKILQRLHVERKLKNFYDVFAVLAEAQRQGLL